Proteins found in one Cobetia sp. L2A1 genomic segment:
- a CDS encoding formate dehydrogenase accessory sulfurtransferase FdhD, whose translation MKTSVRPAISHAKLPTTLDIEVMDERGQQFQQSIAAERSLTIYLNRREIVTLMTLGAEPEALVAGYLRNQGLLGELEDLEALQVDWEVESASVVTRYLPDDIEQRLGKRTVTTGCGQGTVFGNLLERQSLAALDSRSFSQAQLYRLLDALAAHNATYRKAGAVHGCALCRDDEVLAFIEDVGRHNAVDTLAGLSWLSPLDESALNYSGANIFYTTGRLTSEMVLKVAQAGISVLVSRSGVTQKGVELASRFGVLLIARAKGMHFQAIDPVGRLVLDAIPPLRAADVAKAAGKIVAKEQGGKP comes from the coding sequence ATGAAGACTTCCGTACGGCCTGCGATTAGTCATGCCAAGCTGCCGACTACGTTAGATATCGAAGTGATGGATGAGCGTGGCCAGCAATTTCAGCAATCAATTGCGGCTGAACGCTCACTTACCATTTATCTCAATCGACGTGAAATCGTCACGCTGATGACTCTGGGAGCCGAGCCGGAGGCTCTGGTTGCTGGCTATCTACGCAATCAGGGATTGTTGGGGGAGCTTGAGGATCTTGAGGCACTGCAGGTGGACTGGGAGGTCGAGAGCGCCTCGGTCGTGACACGCTATCTGCCAGATGATATCGAGCAGCGGCTTGGCAAGCGTACCGTGACGACAGGCTGTGGCCAAGGCACGGTATTTGGCAATCTGCTGGAGCGTCAATCGCTCGCCGCGTTGGATTCACGATCCTTCAGTCAGGCGCAGCTCTATCGATTGCTCGATGCGTTGGCCGCACACAATGCCACGTATCGTAAGGCAGGTGCCGTGCATGGTTGCGCATTGTGCCGTGATGATGAGGTACTGGCCTTCATTGAGGATGTCGGGCGGCACAATGCAGTCGATACGCTGGCAGGCTTGAGCTGGCTATCGCCGTTGGATGAAAGTGCGCTGAATTACTCCGGAGCCAACATCTTCTATACCACAGGTCGATTGACGTCGGAGATGGTGCTCAAGGTCGCCCAAGCCGGTATTTCCGTATTGGTGTCGCGCTCTGGTGTGACACAAAAAGGCGTTGAATTGGCGAGTCGTTTTGGTGTGCTGTTGATTGCGCGCGCCAAGGGCATGCACTTTCAGGCCATTGATCCTGTTGGTCGGCTGGTACTGGACGCCATCCCGCCACTGCGCGCGGCGGATGTCGCAAAGGCTGCTGGAAAAATTGTCGCCAAGGAGCAGGGAGGCAAGCCATGA
- a CDS encoding helix-turn-helix transcriptional regulator, which yields MNQPVAPTSPLASAAAPVSHDNPFLTVQEVAKLLHLNEKKIYQLASDGTMPATKVTGKWLFPRRLVEQWILESSHHGVLADRLMLTGSDDPLLAALSMRLNQQHGGSAFYGMSVTGTRLGLDLLSQGRADVCAIHWGRAEEAALRHPALIRGHDGYRQWVLVRLARRTQGLIIRNEDRHLPVEPSGLFGAQRRWAVRQEGAGSQRFLQEWLSGHQMRPEQLNTLAIAYSEREVASLVARGEVDVGPGTLSAANEFGLGFVPVCEEAFDLVVPRNVYFRDLFQGMLRYLTTPNGIQLAQSLGGYDLRECGQLIWRGDATQHD from the coding sequence ATGAATCAACCTGTTGCCCCGACATCACCGCTCGCATCCGCCGCTGCGCCCGTGAGCCATGACAATCCGTTCCTGACGGTACAAGAAGTAGCCAAGCTGTTGCACCTCAATGAGAAGAAGATTTACCAGCTGGCGAGTGACGGCACCATGCCGGCGACCAAGGTGACCGGAAAGTGGCTATTCCCGCGTCGGCTGGTAGAGCAGTGGATACTCGAGTCAAGCCATCATGGTGTGCTCGCAGACCGGCTCATGCTTACCGGCAGCGATGATCCATTGCTGGCGGCACTCTCCATGCGCCTTAACCAGCAGCATGGCGGCAGTGCTTTTTACGGCATGAGCGTCACGGGAACACGGTTGGGTCTGGATTTGCTCAGCCAGGGACGAGCGGATGTCTGTGCCATTCACTGGGGGCGGGCAGAAGAAGCGGCGTTGCGTCATCCTGCGCTGATCCGAGGGCATGATGGCTATCGGCAGTGGGTGCTCGTCAGATTGGCACGCCGCACACAGGGCTTGATCATTCGCAACGAAGACCGCCATCTGCCAGTGGAGCCTAGTGGGCTTTTCGGTGCACAACGGCGCTGGGCTGTCCGGCAGGAAGGGGCGGGATCTCAGCGTTTCCTGCAGGAGTGGTTGTCGGGTCATCAAATGCGTCCCGAGCAGCTCAATACGCTCGCCATTGCATACTCGGAGCGTGAAGTTGCTTCACTCGTGGCACGAGGTGAGGTCGATGTCGGACCTGGAACCTTGTCGGCCGCCAACGAGTTTGGACTTGGCTTCGTGCCTGTCTGTGAAGAGGCGTTTGATCTTGTCGTACCGCGCAATGTTTATTTCCGCGACTTGTTTCAAGGCATGCTTCGCTATCTCACTACCCCCAATGGCATTCAACTAGCTCAGTCACTGGGAGGATATGATCTTCGTGAGTGCGGTCAGTTGATCTGGCGCGGTGATGCGACACAACACGACTGA
- a CDS encoding helix-turn-helix domain-containing protein → MSTPTDKDAAVRIASGRKPFVEPLKLGERVKQIRLSNHWTLEDVSQRTGLARSTLSKIENEQISPTFTAVQKLISGLNIDLPQLLSPPKRQSGTLGRRDLTRVGDGKSHPTPTYEHELLSWQLAQKRMIPFKTRVRARSFDDFPDWVRHDGEEFLMVLEGSIQLYSEFYEPLVLNQGDSIYFDSDMGHALVSTSEDDAVVLSVCTRTDAD, encoded by the coding sequence ATGAGCACACCCACTGACAAGGATGCAGCCGTTCGAATCGCCTCCGGCCGTAAGCCCTTTGTAGAACCCCTCAAGCTTGGTGAGCGCGTCAAGCAAATCCGGCTCTCCAATCACTGGACCCTGGAGGATGTCAGCCAACGCACCGGACTGGCTCGCTCTACGCTGTCCAAGATCGAGAACGAACAGATATCGCCGACCTTCACCGCGGTGCAGAAACTGATCAGCGGGCTCAATATCGATCTACCCCAGTTACTGAGCCCCCCCAAGCGTCAGAGCGGTACTCTTGGCCGGCGAGATCTCACGCGCGTGGGGGATGGCAAGAGTCATCCGACCCCCACCTACGAGCATGAACTGCTCTCCTGGCAGCTCGCTCAAAAACGCATGATTCCCTTCAAGACACGTGTTCGCGCACGCAGTTTTGACGATTTCCCGGACTGGGTGCGTCATGATGGCGAGGAATTTCTGATGGTGCTGGAAGGCAGCATTCAGCTTTACTCGGAGTTCTATGAACCTCTCGTACTCAACCAGGGCGACAGTATCTACTTCGACTCAGACATGGGACATGCACTGGTTTCCACCAGTGAAGATGATGCCGTGGTGTTATCTGTCTGCACTCGAACTGATGCCGACTAA
- a CDS encoding histone deacetylase family protein — translation MTSVLRAGMPMITSYITHSDCSNHFMGPTHPESPLRLQAIERRLALSGVIQHVQQYSARAATLEQLARVHPMRHLQALEKCPPQNGQLLALNDDTLMCSDSLIAARLAAGAVVRGVDQVMRNQADNVFCAVRPPGHHAERTDAMGFCFYNNVAVGALHARQQYGVKRIAILDFDVHQGNGTVDIFKHDPDTLVCSSFQTAMYPWRYLESSWEHIHNTPLDEGSGSLVFRHAIEAQWLKRLDDFKPELIMISAGFDAHREDPMAELCLEDDDYYWITRLAMDVARRHCHGRIVSVLEGGYCLDALGRSAEAHVKALVGLPMEDGLSTTSHLTPKTGITRRMGNTPLTPNSNPATSDTRSDREHPLF, via the coding sequence ATGACAAGCGTTTTGCGAGCGGGCATGCCGATGATCACCTCATACATTACTCATAGCGACTGTTCTAACCACTTCATGGGGCCTACCCACCCAGAAAGCCCATTGCGCCTACAAGCCATCGAACGACGCCTCGCGCTAAGCGGAGTCATTCAGCATGTGCAGCAATATAGCGCCAGAGCAGCAACGCTTGAGCAACTTGCCCGCGTACACCCGATGCGTCACCTGCAAGCGCTGGAGAAGTGCCCACCTCAGAATGGCCAGTTGCTCGCTCTCAATGACGACACACTGATGTGTTCCGATAGCCTGATAGCAGCGCGTCTAGCCGCAGGTGCAGTCGTGCGCGGTGTAGATCAGGTCATGCGAAATCAAGCTGACAACGTTTTCTGTGCGGTACGCCCCCCTGGGCATCATGCAGAACGTACCGATGCCATGGGCTTCTGCTTCTATAACAATGTGGCAGTAGGGGCATTGCATGCGCGCCAGCAGTACGGCGTGAAACGCATCGCCATCCTTGATTTTGACGTGCATCAGGGCAATGGCACGGTCGATATTTTCAAACACGACCCAGACACCCTTGTGTGCTCATCTTTCCAGACAGCCATGTATCCGTGGCGCTATCTGGAAAGCAGCTGGGAGCATATTCACAACACCCCATTGGACGAAGGCAGCGGCTCCCTTGTCTTTCGACACGCCATAGAAGCTCAGTGGCTGAAGCGTCTCGATGACTTCAAACCGGAGCTGATCATGATCTCCGCCGGCTTTGACGCACACCGTGAAGATCCGATGGCAGAATTATGTCTGGAAGACGATGACTATTATTGGATCACCCGCCTCGCAATGGATGTCGCACGACGCCATTGCCACGGTCGTATCGTCTCGGTATTGGAAGGAGGCTACTGTCTAGACGCGCTTGGGCGAAGTGCCGAAGCGCACGTCAAGGCGCTGGTCGGGTTGCCGATGGAAGATGGCTTATCAACCACTTCACACCTTACCCCCAAGACAGGCATTACTCGCAGGATGGGTAATACTCCCCTCACTCCCAACTCCAATCCCGCGACCAGTGATACGCGCAGCGATCGTGAACATCCATTGTTCTAA
- a CDS encoding bifunctional acetate--CoA ligase family protein/GNAT family N-acetyltransferase, with the protein MSTRFLRNFFEPRSVAVIGASEKMHSLGGQVLRNLLEGGFKGTLEVVNPKGYETVHGVNCVRRVSDLSQVPDLAILCSPAETLPKMVEKLGRFGVKAALLISGGVAPTPTSSFARATEKGLGMLTGRDARSSVSETPRFHSDQGDLNSRLLKAARASGIRLLGPECMGVCAPHNHLNASFSGQPVAKGKVAYLGQSGMLGNAMIDWAAGRGIGFSHLVTLGDSVDVMLPDLIDYLNQYGPSQALLLHLERIHDAMHFMTALREASRNRLVLAIKSGRTPEADLFGTHVTPGVPNRDRIVDAALARAGVVRVNDSEDMFDALETLNRMKPLRGDRLAIVSNGLGPALLAIDKLMAGGGKLAELSEDSRLALLKGELDVSLPGRNPVDLGGNATPEDFVAAVNIVANDHGVDAVLVVHAPTRLAPSRVTAEALIAHRKQFRRNLLTSWMGLEQALAARHECHLAGIPTYLSPEKGVKAFLQMVDYHRVQSLLQQTPPSLSFSTTGEIRACAHDLVHSARRAGREWLTHSETAHVLETYGITTAPSRYVADASEGARAVQELQRSARQDDLPDRNGPYALRVVHEHNSQPFRYRRYPQRLSSGVVQDLAGPEDIALAIRRITNKVAERDVEQGRSGSATTRIHEFCLQPMQRGKHSLQLSAGITRDDEFGPVVVFGLGGYKVNVLADRQVALPPLNMTLARELISRSHASRLIAEHSPDPERDFLRLCTFLVKLAQLASDLPDICGLEINPLLLNRDEAVAVDFTLDLGKPARFAIMPYPEELRESFQLESGMQVEVRPIRGEDAPLITAFHARLSEESIRFRYFHHKADLSQRDLALLAQINYDRQMAFIAERDVQESSGDAPRREMLGVVRVWNDPDNIRTEFSVIIRDDLQGEGIGRLLMEKMLRYCRSLGTLEMVGKIMIDNHPMRALMKHLGFTCRYNMEEQVIDASIRLNEPMNDWQRLRLESKA; encoded by the coding sequence ATGAGCACGCGATTTCTGCGTAATTTCTTCGAACCCCGCAGCGTGGCGGTGATTGGCGCTTCGGAAAAGATGCACTCCCTTGGCGGACAGGTACTCAGGAATCTATTGGAGGGGGGGTTCAAGGGCACCCTCGAGGTCGTCAACCCAAAGGGATATGAGACGGTGCATGGTGTGAACTGTGTGCGGCGCGTGAGTGATCTATCTCAAGTGCCGGACCTCGCTATCCTGTGCTCGCCCGCAGAGACCTTGCCGAAAATGGTGGAAAAGCTCGGGCGCTTCGGTGTGAAGGCCGCCTTGCTGATTTCAGGTGGCGTTGCCCCTACGCCCACCAGCTCCTTTGCCAGGGCGACCGAGAAAGGCTTGGGAATGCTGACGGGTCGGGACGCTCGGTCATCGGTATCCGAAACGCCACGCTTTCATTCTGACCAGGGAGACTTGAACAGTCGCTTGCTCAAGGCGGCTCGGGCCAGTGGCATTCGCCTGTTAGGTCCTGAATGCATGGGAGTCTGCGCGCCCCATAACCATCTCAATGCCTCCTTCAGTGGTCAGCCGGTGGCCAAGGGGAAGGTCGCCTATCTAGGCCAGTCCGGCATGTTGGGCAATGCGATGATTGACTGGGCGGCAGGGCGTGGCATCGGTTTTTCTCATCTGGTGACGTTGGGCGACAGTGTCGATGTCATGTTGCCGGATCTGATTGATTACCTGAATCAGTACGGCCCCTCCCAGGCACTGCTATTACATCTCGAACGTATCCACGACGCGATGCACTTCATGACGGCATTGCGTGAAGCATCACGTAATCGCTTGGTACTGGCGATAAAGAGTGGTCGTACCCCAGAGGCTGATCTGTTCGGTACACATGTCACGCCTGGTGTTCCTAACCGCGATCGTATTGTTGATGCCGCATTGGCACGCGCTGGCGTGGTACGTGTCAACGATAGCGAGGACATGTTTGATGCATTGGAAACCCTGAATCGCATGAAGCCGCTGCGGGGTGATCGATTGGCGATTGTCTCCAATGGCCTGGGCCCCGCTCTCCTCGCTATCGATAAGTTGATGGCGGGTGGCGGCAAACTAGCGGAGTTGAGCGAAGATAGCCGCCTGGCACTACTCAAAGGTGAGCTGGATGTGAGTCTACCTGGACGAAATCCAGTTGATCTTGGAGGGAATGCCACGCCGGAAGATTTTGTTGCTGCAGTGAACATCGTCGCCAATGATCACGGGGTAGATGCAGTCCTCGTGGTGCATGCGCCAACTCGTCTTGCACCATCTCGAGTCACTGCTGAGGCGTTGATTGCTCATCGCAAGCAATTTCGTCGCAACCTGCTGACGAGTTGGATGGGATTGGAACAGGCACTGGCGGCACGCCATGAGTGTCATCTCGCCGGCATTCCTACCTATCTTTCGCCTGAAAAGGGCGTCAAAGCCTTCCTGCAGATGGTCGATTACCATCGGGTGCAGTCACTGCTGCAACAAACGCCGCCCAGCTTATCGTTCTCTACTACCGGCGAAATACGCGCCTGTGCCCACGACCTGGTGCACAGTGCGCGTCGCGCGGGACGTGAGTGGCTGACACACTCGGAAACGGCTCATGTCCTGGAGACCTACGGCATTACCACTGCTCCCAGTCGCTATGTCGCCGATGCATCAGAAGGCGCGCGCGCGGTACAGGAGCTACAGCGTAGCGCCAGGCAGGATGATCTTCCGGACCGCAATGGCCCCTATGCGCTGCGCGTTGTACATGAACACAACAGTCAGCCTTTCCGCTATCGGCGTTACCCTCAGCGACTGTCGTCAGGTGTGGTGCAGGATCTCGCTGGACCTGAAGATATCGCGCTGGCCATTCGGCGCATCACTAACAAGGTAGCGGAGCGTGATGTCGAGCAGGGGCGCAGCGGTAGTGCGACAACGCGTATCCACGAGTTCTGTCTGCAGCCGATGCAGCGAGGTAAGCATTCATTGCAATTGAGTGCTGGCATCACGCGGGATGACGAGTTTGGGCCTGTCGTGGTGTTTGGTCTCGGCGGCTACAAGGTCAATGTGCTGGCAGACCGGCAGGTTGCGCTACCTCCGCTCAACATGACGCTCGCACGAGAACTGATTTCACGCAGTCACGCCTCCCGGTTGATTGCAGAGCATTCACCCGATCCAGAACGTGATTTCTTACGGTTATGCACCTTTTTGGTCAAATTGGCACAACTGGCATCGGATTTGCCTGATATTTGTGGGTTGGAAATCAATCCGTTATTGCTCAATCGTGACGAGGCGGTGGCTGTCGACTTTACGCTGGATCTCGGCAAGCCAGCGCGTTTCGCGATCATGCCGTATCCAGAGGAGTTGCGAGAATCCTTTCAGTTGGAAAGTGGCATGCAGGTCGAGGTGCGTCCGATAAGAGGCGAAGATGCCCCGCTGATTACGGCGTTCCATGCGCGTTTATCGGAAGAGAGTATTCGGTTTCGCTACTTCCATCATAAGGCTGACCTTAGTCAGCGTGATCTGGCGCTGCTTGCCCAAATCAATTATGACCGTCAGATGGCCTTCATTGCCGAGCGAGACGTACAGGAGAGTTCCGGCGATGCACCGCGGCGGGAAATGCTTGGAGTGGTGCGTGTGTGGAACGATCCAGACAATATCCGTACTGAATTCTCGGTCATCATTCGTGATGACCTTCAAGGAGAAGGGATAGGGCGGTTGTTGATGGAAAAGATGCTGCGTTACTGCCGTTCGCTGGGCACGCTGGAGATGGTGGGCAAGATCATGATCGATAATCATCCCATGCGTGCACTGATGAAACACCTCGGATTTACGTGCCGATATAACATGGAAGAGCAGGTGATCGATGCCAGTATTCGGCTCAACGAGCCGATGAATGACTGGCAGCGCTTACGTCTGGAGTCCAAGGCCTGA
- a CDS encoding quaternary amine ABC transporter ATP-binding protein gives MTDTPDVKIRVRNLSKVFGNHPSKALALRDQGLKRPEIHEKTGQTLGLSNVDFDVMEGELLVIMGLSGSGKSTLIRCLNRLIDPTEGEIIIDGQDVAKLDEKSLLQCRRKHFSMVFQNFALFPHRTVQQNAEFGLEVRGESKEVCFQRGRDALKQVGLDGWEDSYPSQLSGGMQQRVGLARALANDSTVLLMDEAFSALDPLIRKDMQQELLALQHKMKKTTIFITHDLDEALSIGDRIILLKDGEIVQIGSPESILTNPANDYVARFVEGVDMSRILTARSAMTDVRATARDDDGPRTVLRKMGENGLNSLFVVRRDRTLLGIITAEDAERAVRENLTDLTELIHSDCCKVSPDEPLHNLFALFAGHHNPLAVVDEQSRLLGVVVKGSVLAELAEAGEAQA, from the coding sequence ATGACTGACACTCCCGATGTGAAGATCCGGGTGCGCAATCTGAGCAAGGTGTTCGGTAATCATCCGAGCAAAGCGCTCGCACTGCGTGACCAGGGTCTCAAGCGCCCTGAAATTCATGAGAAGACTGGCCAGACACTCGGGCTTTCCAATGTTGATTTCGACGTCATGGAAGGCGAGCTTCTCGTCATCATGGGCCTCTCAGGTTCTGGTAAATCGACGCTTATCCGTTGCCTAAATCGTCTGATTGATCCCACCGAAGGCGAGATCATTATCGATGGCCAGGATGTGGCCAAGTTGGATGAAAAGTCATTGCTTCAATGTCGTCGTAAACACTTCTCAATGGTCTTTCAGAATTTTGCGCTATTTCCTCACCGCACAGTGCAGCAGAACGCTGAATTTGGTTTGGAAGTGCGTGGTGAAAGCAAGGAAGTCTGCTTTCAGCGTGGTCGTGATGCGCTCAAGCAGGTTGGCCTGGATGGTTGGGAGGATTCTTATCCCAGTCAGCTTTCGGGCGGGATGCAGCAGCGAGTAGGACTGGCACGGGCACTGGCGAATGACTCGACCGTACTGCTCATGGATGAGGCATTCTCTGCGCTTGATCCGCTGATTCGCAAGGATATGCAGCAGGAGCTACTGGCGCTGCAGCACAAGATGAAGAAGACCACGATCTTCATCACTCATGACCTTGACGAAGCACTTTCCATCGGAGATCGCATCATTTTGCTGAAGGATGGTGAGATTGTGCAGATAGGCTCTCCCGAAAGCATTCTTACCAATCCAGCCAACGACTATGTCGCGCGCTTTGTCGAAGGCGTGGACATGTCACGTATCTTGACGGCTCGGTCCGCCATGACCGATGTGCGTGCGACAGCGCGTGATGACGATGGTCCTCGCACGGTATTACGCAAGATGGGTGAGAATGGGCTGAATAGCCTCTTTGTGGTGCGCCGTGATCGCACTTTGCTTGGCATTATCACTGCAGAAGATGCTGAACGTGCGGTGCGTGAAAACCTGACAGACCTGACCGAGCTGATCCACTCTGATTGTTGCAAGGTCTCTCCTGATGAGCCGTTGCATAATCTGTTTGCACTGTTTGCCGGACACCACAACCCGTTGGCGGTAGTGGATGAGCAGTCACGACTGTTGGGTGTGGTGGTCAAAGGGTCCGTACTGGCTGAGTTGGCCGAAGCAGGGGAGGCACAGGCATGA
- a CDS encoding ABC transporter permease yields the protein MSESTGFTIPKIELGDWIEAGLDYLTNNYSGITRGISKITETGIDLLNDSLMWLPEWALIALVALLCWRLSGMRLAIGAVLGLALIWNLDLWDPMIESLTLVVIATLVAVVIALPLGVLAALSDRFYKIIMPTLDFMQTMPAFVYLIPAIPFFGIGSVSAIFATVIFSMPPAIRFTTLGIRQVPNDLIEAADAFGATRSQKLFKLQLPLSLPTVMAGINQTIMLALSMVVIAAMIGADGLGSEVWKAIQRLRPGDGFEAGIAVVILAMLLDRLTQTLSKGKKRRT from the coding sequence ATGAGCGAATCAACAGGCTTTACCATTCCCAAGATTGAACTGGGCGATTGGATAGAGGCAGGGCTGGATTACCTGACCAATAATTACTCCGGCATTACGCGTGGCATCTCGAAAATTACCGAAACCGGTATCGACCTGCTAAATGACTCCCTGATGTGGCTTCCTGAATGGGCGCTGATTGCGCTGGTCGCATTGCTGTGCTGGCGGTTATCGGGAATGCGCCTTGCCATCGGCGCGGTGCTTGGGCTAGCACTGATCTGGAATCTTGATCTATGGGATCCGATGATCGAGTCTTTGACGCTGGTCGTTATTGCCACGCTGGTGGCCGTCGTCATTGCCTTGCCGCTGGGAGTCCTTGCAGCGCTGTCGGATCGTTTTTACAAGATCATCATGCCGACGCTTGACTTCATGCAGACCATGCCGGCTTTCGTTTATCTGATTCCGGCAATTCCATTCTTCGGGATCGGGTCTGTCTCGGCCATCTTCGCAACGGTTATCTTTTCTATGCCACCGGCGATCCGCTTCACGACCTTGGGAATTCGACAGGTACCCAATGATCTGATCGAAGCGGCTGATGCCTTTGGGGCCACACGCAGTCAGAAGCTGTTCAAGCTGCAGCTTCCACTGTCACTGCCCACCGTGATGGCCGGTATCAACCAAACCATCATGCTGGCACTGTCAATGGTCGTGATTGCGGCAATGATTGGTGCTGATGGCTTGGGTAGCGAAGTGTGGAAAGCCATTCAAAGGCTGCGTCCGGGCGATGGCTTCGAGGCAGGTATTGCGGTCGTGATTCTGGCCATGCTGTTGGATCGCCTGACTCAAACCCTGAGCAAGGGAAAGAAACGGCGTACCTGA
- a CDS encoding glycine betaine ABC transporter substrate-binding protein gives MIKQEFTFASTASITAKALLLGAALSATGGAYAAGDKGDVTLAYVEWSSEVASTNVVKAVLEEQGYNVELKSLSAAAMWQAVAFGDADGMVAAWLPTTHEDYMKKVSAKIEDLGVNLDGTKLGLVVPTYSKLNSIEDLKTQGDDIDDRIIGIEPGAGLTRLTEKVVEDYGLEDIDLRTGSGATMTAALDNAIKGKRDIVVTGWTPHWMFARWDLKYLDDPKNVYGGAEQIHTIARLGLKEDMPEVYSILDNFHWTPEQMGQVMLKNQEKDADPYETAKAWVDSHPDIVKGWLPATAQ, from the coding sequence ATGATTAAGCAGGAATTTACCTTCGCAAGCACAGCATCCATCACCGCCAAGGCATTGTTGTTGGGCGCGGCATTATCAGCAACAGGTGGTGCCTACGCAGCAGGCGATAAAGGCGATGTCACTCTGGCCTATGTCGAATGGTCTTCTGAAGTGGCCTCAACCAATGTGGTCAAGGCGGTATTGGAAGAGCAAGGCTATAACGTCGAACTCAAGTCGCTGTCTGCTGCTGCCATGTGGCAGGCTGTGGCCTTCGGCGATGCAGACGGCATGGTGGCTGCATGGTTGCCGACGACTCATGAAGACTACATGAAGAAGGTCTCCGCCAAGATAGAAGATCTCGGCGTCAATCTGGATGGCACCAAGCTGGGGCTGGTGGTACCTACCTACAGCAAGCTGAACTCCATCGAAGACCTCAAGACTCAAGGCGATGATATTGATGACCGTATCATCGGTATCGAGCCGGGTGCAGGCCTGACGCGTCTGACGGAAAAAGTGGTTGAGGATTATGGCCTGGAAGACATTGATCTGAGGACGGGGAGTGGCGCGACCATGACCGCTGCGCTTGATAATGCTATCAAGGGCAAGCGCGATATCGTGGTGACCGGTTGGACACCTCACTGGATGTTTGCGCGCTGGGATCTCAAGTATCTTGATGACCCGAAAAATGTGTATGGCGGCGCCGAGCAGATCCACACCATCGCGCGTCTGGGGCTCAAGGAAGACATGCCAGAGGTCTATAGCATTCTGGACAACTTCCACTGGACGCCGGAGCAGATGGGGCAGGTGATGCTCAAGAATCAAGAGAAAGACGCCGATCCGTATGAGACTGCCAAGGCATGGGTGGATAGCCATCCGGATATCGTCAAAGGCTGGTTGCCGGCGACTGCTCAATAA
- a CDS encoding RluA family pseudouridine synthase: MQPQTDPFIVPLCHDHYRVLYADDDILLIDKPTGLLSLSGKHPLNLDSLHHRLVKEYPTAKLLHRLDFGTSGIMLVALNKPANGNLTRQFQDRTIEKSYIAILHGHLAEDTGRISLPIAKDIDHFPLQKICHETGKAAISDFRVIERLEGPQRTRVEFTPVSGRTHQLRIHSQQIDHPILGCDLYATDEAFFMANRLMLHAEMIAFDHPVSGERMEIRSPCPF; the protein is encoded by the coding sequence ATGCAGCCACAAACCGACCCGTTCATCGTTCCTCTCTGTCACGACCACTATCGTGTACTGTACGCCGATGACGACATTCTATTGATCGACAAGCCAACGGGGCTCTTGAGTCTGTCGGGCAAGCACCCGCTCAACCTGGATTCATTGCACCATCGACTAGTAAAGGAATACCCAACGGCAAAGCTGCTGCACCGCCTTGACTTCGGCACCTCCGGCATCATGTTGGTCGCACTTAACAAGCCGGCCAATGGGAATCTGACCCGTCAGTTTCAAGATCGCACTATCGAAAAATCCTATATCGCGATACTCCACGGTCACCTGGCGGAAGATACTGGACGTATATCGCTTCCTATCGCCAAGGATATCGATCACTTCCCACTGCAGAAAATCTGCCACGAGACGGGCAAGGCAGCCATCAGTGACTTTCGCGTCATTGAGCGTCTTGAAGGTCCACAGCGCACACGCGTTGAATTTACACCGGTATCAGGGCGCACTCACCAGCTGCGGATTCACAGCCAGCAAATCGACCACCCCATTTTGGGCTGTGACCTCTACGCGACAGATGAAGCCTTCTTCATGGCCAACCGTCTGATGTTACACGCCGAAATGATCGCCTTTGATCATCCCGTTAGCGGTGAGCGAATGGAAATTCGTAGCCCCTGTCCATTTTAG